A portion of the Sandaracinobacteroides saxicola genome contains these proteins:
- the ntrX gene encoding nitrogen assimilation response regulator NtrX has protein sequence MPLDILVVDDEADIRSLIAGVLEDEGYRPRTAADSDGTLAALAERRPALVILDIWLQGSKLDGLELLDSIKATDPSLPVLIISGHGNLDTAVAAIKRGAYDFIEKPFQADQLLLAVARATETERLRRENSELRVLAGLEDELTGTSQAINAVRATIKRVGATGSRVLISGPAGSGKEVAARLLHQWSSRATRPFVVVAAARMTPERVEEELFGREEGSALLRAGLFEQADGGTLFIDEVADMPLTTQAKILRVLTDQSFQRVGGTRNIRVDVRVVSASARDLTREIADGRFREDLYYRLNVVPVRLPPLSERREDIGRLVEYFVARLSAERRVATPGISDDALAALQAYGWPGNVRQLRNVIERTLILAPTARVERIELDMLPAEVTAEPAALLPDKAAKSIMGTPLREAREAFEREYLKVQIRRFSGNISRTAAFIGMERSALHRKLKALGLSEGDRDGDELDA, from the coding sequence ATGCCGCTCGACATATTGGTCGTTGATGACGAGGCCGACATCCGCAGCCTGATCGCCGGGGTGCTGGAGGATGAGGGCTACCGCCCGCGCACCGCCGCCGACAGCGACGGCACGCTGGCGGCGCTGGCGGAGCGGCGCCCGGCGCTGGTGATCCTGGACATCTGGTTGCAGGGATCGAAGCTGGATGGGCTGGAGCTGCTGGACAGCATCAAGGCGACCGATCCCAGCCTGCCGGTGCTGATCATTTCGGGCCACGGCAACCTGGACACGGCGGTGGCGGCGATCAAGCGCGGTGCCTATGACTTCATCGAGAAGCCGTTCCAGGCGGACCAGCTGCTGCTGGCGGTGGCGCGGGCGACCGAGACCGAGCGGTTGCGGCGGGAAAACAGCGAGTTGCGGGTGCTGGCGGGGCTGGAGGATGAGCTGACCGGCACCAGCCAGGCAATCAACGCGGTGCGCGCGACGATCAAGCGGGTGGGGGCAACGGGCAGCCGCGTGCTGATCAGTGGCCCGGCGGGCAGCGGCAAGGAGGTGGCGGCCAGACTGCTGCACCAATGGTCGTCGCGGGCGACGCGGCCGTTCGTGGTGGTGGCCGCCGCGCGGATGACGCCGGAGCGGGTGGAGGAGGAACTGTTCGGGCGGGAGGAGGGCAGTGCGCTGCTTCGCGCCGGCCTGTTCGAGCAGGCCGATGGCGGCACGCTGTTCATCGACGAAGTGGCCGACATGCCGCTGACCACCCAGGCGAAAATCCTGCGCGTGCTGACCGACCAGAGTTTCCAGCGGGTGGGCGGCACGCGCAACATCCGGGTGGATGTGCGCGTGGTCAGCGCCTCGGCGCGCGACCTAACGCGGGAGATCGCCGACGGGCGGTTCCGTGAGGACCTGTATTACCGGTTGAACGTGGTGCCGGTGCGTCTGCCGCCGCTGTCCGAACGGCGGGAGGATATCGGCCGGCTGGTGGAATATTTCGTGGCGCGGCTGTCGGCCGAGCGGCGTGTGGCGACTCCGGGGATCAGCGACGACGCGCTGGCGGCGTTGCAGGCCTATGGCTGGCCGGGCAATGTGCGGCAGTTGCGCAATGTGATCGAACGCACGCTGATCCTGGCGCCGACCGCGCGGGTGGAGCGCATCGAGCTGGACATGCTGCCCGCCGAGGTGACGGCGGAGCCGGCGGCGCTGCTGCCGGACAAGGCGGCGAAATCGATCATGGGCACGCCGCTCAGGGAGGCGCGCGAAGCGTTCGAGCGCGAATATCTGAAGGTGCAGATCCGGCGCTTTTCCGGCAACATCAGCCGCACGGCCGCCTTCATCGGCATGGAACGCTCGGCACTGCACCGCAAGCTGAAGGCGCTGGGGCTTTCGGAAGGCGACCGCGACGGCGATGAGTTGGACGCTTGA